Proteins from a genomic interval of Amycolatopsis sp. cg13:
- a CDS encoding GntR family transcriptional regulator yields the protein MPLRVVVDADSGVPPWRQVHDQIVRAITTGSLARDARLPPIRQLSRDLGLASGTVARVYRELETAGWVTTARARGTVVTGPAERPDPGTLLRNAAAEYARHSRELGVTPDEAVDAVRAALASLDAPPR from the coding sequence ATGCCGCTGCGAGTAGTGGTCGACGCCGACAGCGGGGTTCCGCCTTGGCGTCAGGTGCACGACCAAATCGTCCGCGCGATCACGACTGGCTCCCTTGCCAGGGACGCCCGTCTGCCGCCGATCCGTCAGCTTTCGAGGGACCTCGGGCTCGCCTCCGGGACCGTCGCCCGCGTGTACCGCGAGCTTGAGACCGCCGGCTGGGTCACCACCGCACGAGCACGCGGAACCGTCGTGACCGGCCCGGCCGAACGACCGGATCCGGGCACACTGCTTCGCAACGCGGCCGCCGAATACGCCCGGCACAGCCGGGAACTCGGGGTCACGCCGGACGAAGCCGTCGACGCCGTGCGCGCGGCTTTGGCGAGCCTGGACGCACCGCCGCGGTGA
- a CDS encoding arginase family protein yields the protein MLINAVPQWQGALSPGARGLIEGCRALSELAGHVLGKPVHHVRQDAATSDVVTGIANRAVLTGTNRQLQLAALEAPEGPVLTIGGDCGVELVPVGVARFRYGATLGVAWFDAHADLNTADSSPSGAYHGMVLRSLFGEGDKDFAASPALERGRAVLFGTRSLDSAEEEAIAGGLVVRSDDVAGALNAAGADRVYLHVDLDILDPEEFPGVNYPEPGGLTIAELAEAIDGLSGMDVVGAGITECVGTEVAALEPVLAAVGRVLMEG from the coding sequence ATGCTGATCAACGCGGTGCCGCAATGGCAGGGCGCGCTCAGCCCCGGGGCAAGGGGGCTGATCGAGGGCTGCCGGGCACTTTCCGAACTGGCCGGGCACGTGCTCGGCAAACCGGTGCACCACGTGCGCCAGGACGCGGCGACATCCGACGTCGTGACCGGGATAGCCAACCGGGCCGTGCTCACGGGCACGAACCGGCAATTGCAGCTTGCTGCGCTCGAAGCGCCGGAAGGCCCGGTGCTCACGATCGGCGGCGACTGCGGCGTTGAGCTGGTCCCGGTCGGCGTCGCGCGTTTCCGTTACGGAGCAACGCTTGGCGTCGCGTGGTTCGACGCGCACGCGGACTTGAACACGGCGGATTCTTCGCCGTCGGGCGCGTATCACGGCATGGTGCTGCGGTCGCTGTTCGGCGAGGGCGACAAGGATTTCGCCGCGAGCCCGGCGCTCGAACGAGGCCGGGCGGTGCTGTTCGGCACCCGTTCGCTCGATTCCGCGGAAGAGGAAGCCATTGCCGGCGGTCTCGTTGTGCGCTCCGACGACGTCGCCGGAGCGCTCAACGCGGCGGGAGCCGACCGCGTTTATCTGCATGTGGATTTGGACATTCTTGATCCCGAAGAGTTCCCCGGAGTGAATTATCCGGAGCCCGGCGGGCTCACGATCGCCGAATTGGCCGAAGCAATCGACGGACTTTCCGGAATGGACGTCGTCGGTGCGGGCATCACGGAATGCGTCGGCACGGAAGTCGCCGCGCTGGAACCCGTGCTGGCCGCGGTGGGGAGGGTGCTGATGGAGGGCTGA
- a CDS encoding pyruvate carboxylase, giving the protein MFRKVLVANRGEIAIRAFRAGYELGAGTVAVFPHEDRNSLHRLKADEAYEIGEPGHPVRAYLSVEEIVKAAKKAGADAVYPGYGFLSENPDLARACEEAGITFVGPSADILELTGNKARAVKAAREAGVPVLGSSQPSSNVDELVAAADELGFPVFVKAVAGGGGRGMRRVEDPALLRESIEAAAREAESAFGDPTVFLEKAVVEPRHIEVQILADGAGNVIHLFERDCSVQRRHQKVVELAPAPNLDPELRDRICADAVKFARQIGYRNAGTVEFLLDRQGKHVFIEMNPRIQVEHTVTEEVTDVDLVQSQLRIASGETLDDLGLSQDKIYLRGAALQCRITTEDPANGFRPDIGMISAYRSPGGSGIRLDGGTAFSGTEISAHFDSLLVKLTCRGRDFRTAVGRARRAVAEFRIRGVATNIPFLQAVLDDPDFREGNVTTSFIEERPHLLTARHSADRGTRLLTYLADQTVNRPNGERPRTPEAAAKLPKLPADLTPQDGSKQRLTELGPEGFARWLRETPQLGVTDTTFRDAHQSLLATRVRTKDLLAVAPVVAATVPQLLSLECWGGATYDVALRFLAEDPWERLERLRKAVPNICLQMLLRGRNTVGYTPYPTEVTTAFVEEATATGIDIFRIFDALNDVEQMRPAIEAVRATGTAVAEVALCYTSDLSDPNEKLYTLDYYLKLAEQIVGAGAHVLAIKDMAGLLRAPAAARLVTALRKEFDLPVHIHTHDTAGGQLATYLAAIQAGADAVDGAVSSMAGTTSQPSLGSIVAATDHSDRSTGLDLHAIGDLEPYWESVRKIYAPFEAGLASPTGRVYDHEIPGGQLSNLRTQAIALGLGDRFEDIEAMYAAADKILGHLVKVTPSSKVVGDLALHLVGAGVSPADFEAEPNKFDIPDSVIGFLRGELGDPPGGWPEPFRTKALEGRSAAKPVAELSEEDHKELADNRRGALNRLLFPGPTKEFLAHRDAYGDTSVLPSKDFFYGLRPGEEYSVDLEPGVRLLIELEAIGEADERGMRTVMSTLNGQLRPIQIRDRSIASDIPATEKAEKGNPKQIAAPFAGVVTLQVAEGDQVAAGATVATIEAMKMEASITASAAGKVGRLAITSVQQVEGGDLLIVLE; this is encoded by the coding sequence ATGTTCCGCAAAGTGCTGGTGGCCAATCGCGGCGAAATCGCGATCCGGGCGTTCCGCGCAGGCTACGAACTGGGCGCGGGCACAGTGGCTGTGTTTCCGCACGAAGACCGCAACTCTCTGCACCGGCTGAAGGCCGACGAGGCCTACGAGATCGGCGAACCGGGCCATCCGGTCCGCGCGTACCTCTCGGTCGAGGAGATCGTCAAGGCCGCCAAGAAGGCGGGGGCGGACGCGGTCTATCCGGGCTATGGCTTCCTGTCGGAGAACCCCGACCTGGCCAGGGCCTGCGAAGAAGCGGGGATCACCTTCGTCGGCCCGAGCGCCGACATCCTCGAACTGACCGGCAACAAGGCGCGCGCGGTCAAGGCGGCGCGCGAGGCCGGGGTGCCGGTGCTCGGTTCGTCGCAGCCGTCCAGCAACGTCGACGAACTGGTCGCGGCGGCCGACGAACTCGGCTTCCCGGTGTTCGTCAAGGCGGTCGCCGGCGGCGGCGGCCGAGGCATGCGCCGCGTCGAGGACCCGGCTTTGCTGCGCGAGTCGATCGAGGCCGCCGCGCGCGAGGCCGAATCCGCGTTCGGCGACCCGACCGTGTTCCTGGAGAAGGCCGTGGTCGAACCTCGGCACATCGAGGTCCAGATCCTCGCCGACGGCGCGGGCAACGTGATCCACCTCTTCGAGCGCGACTGTTCCGTGCAGCGTCGCCACCAGAAGGTCGTCGAGCTGGCCCCCGCGCCGAACCTCGACCCCGAACTGCGCGACCGCATCTGCGCCGACGCCGTGAAATTCGCCCGGCAGATCGGCTACCGCAACGCGGGCACCGTCGAATTCCTGCTGGACCGCCAGGGCAAGCACGTGTTCATCGAGATGAACCCGCGCATCCAGGTCGAGCACACGGTCACCGAAGAGGTCACCGACGTCGACCTCGTGCAGTCCCAGCTGCGGATCGCTTCCGGGGAAACCCTCGACGACCTCGGCCTGTCGCAGGACAAGATCTACCTGCGCGGCGCCGCGCTCCAGTGCCGCATCACGACCGAGGACCCGGCCAACGGTTTCCGCCCGGACATCGGCATGATCAGCGCCTACCGCTCGCCGGGCGGTTCGGGCATCCGCCTCGACGGCGGAACCGCGTTCTCCGGCACCGAGATCAGCGCCCACTTCGACTCGCTGCTGGTGAAACTCACCTGCCGCGGCCGCGATTTCCGCACCGCGGTCGGCCGCGCCCGCCGCGCGGTCGCCGAGTTCCGTATCCGCGGAGTGGCGACGAACATCCCGTTCCTCCAAGCGGTGCTGGACGATCCGGACTTCCGCGAGGGCAACGTCACCACGTCGTTCATCGAGGAACGGCCGCATCTGCTGACCGCGCGGCACTCCGCCGACCGCGGCACGCGCCTGCTCACCTACCTCGCCGACCAGACGGTGAACCGTCCGAACGGCGAGCGTCCGCGCACGCCCGAGGCCGCGGCGAAGCTGCCGAAACTGCCCGCGGATCTCACTCCTCAGGACGGCTCCAAGCAGCGGCTGACCGAACTCGGCCCGGAGGGATTCGCGCGCTGGCTGCGGGAAACGCCGCAGCTCGGCGTCACCGACACCACCTTCCGCGACGCCCACCAGTCGCTCCTCGCGACGCGCGTCCGGACGAAGGATCTGCTCGCCGTCGCCCCGGTTGTCGCCGCTACCGTGCCGCAGCTGCTGTCCCTGGAGTGCTGGGGCGGCGCGACCTACGACGTCGCGCTGCGCTTCCTCGCCGAGGACCCGTGGGAACGGCTGGAGCGGCTGCGCAAGGCCGTGCCGAACATCTGTCTGCAGATGCTTCTCCGCGGCCGCAACACCGTGGGCTACACGCCTTACCCGACCGAGGTCACCACGGCTTTCGTCGAAGAGGCCACCGCGACCGGCATCGACATCTTCCGCATCTTCGACGCGCTCAACGACGTCGAGCAGATGCGGCCGGCCATCGAAGCCGTTCGCGCCACCGGCACGGCGGTCGCCGAGGTCGCGCTCTGCTACACCTCCGATCTGTCCGATCCGAACGAAAAGCTCTACACGCTCGACTACTACCTCAAGCTCGCCGAGCAGATCGTCGGAGCCGGGGCGCACGTCCTCGCCATCAAGGACATGGCCGGCCTGCTCCGCGCGCCCGCCGCGGCTCGCCTGGTGACCGCGCTGCGCAAGGAATTCGACCTTCCGGTGCACATCCACACGCACGACACCGCCGGCGGCCAGCTCGCCACCTACCTGGCCGCCATCCAGGCTGGTGCCGACGCCGTGGACGGCGCGGTGTCATCGATGGCGGGCACCACGTCGCAGCCGTCGCTCGGCTCGATCGTCGCGGCGACCGACCACTCCGACCGCAGCACCGGTCTCGACCTGCACGCGATCGGCGACCTGGAGCCGTACTGGGAGAGTGTCCGCAAGATCTACGCCCCGTTCGAGGCTGGTCTCGCGTCGCCCACCGGTCGCGTTTACGACCACGAAATCCCCGGCGGTCAGCTTTCCAACCTGCGCACGCAGGCGATCGCGCTGGGCCTCGGCGACCGGTTCGAGGACATCGAGGCCATGTACGCCGCGGCGGACAAGATCCTCGGGCACCTCGTGAAGGTGACGCCTTCGTCCAAGGTGGTCGGCGACCTCGCGCTGCACCTCGTCGGCGCCGGCGTTTCCCCGGCGGACTTCGAGGCGGAGCCGAACAAGTTCGACATCCCCGACTCGGTGATCGGGTTCCTGCGCGGCGAACTGGGCGACCCGCCCGGCGGCTGGCCGGAACCGTTCCGCACCAAGGCGCTCGAAGGCCGTTCGGCGGCCAAACCGGTCGCCGAACTGTCCGAAGAGGACCACAAGGAACTCGCCGACAACCGCCGCGGCGCGCTGAACCGGCTGCTGTTCCCCGGGCCCACCAAGGAATTCCTCGCGCACCGCGACGCGTACGGCGACACCAGTGTGCTCCCGAGCAAGGACTTCTTCTACGGTCTGCGCCCGGGCGAGGAGTACTCGGTGGACCTCGAACCCGGCGTCCGGCTGCTCATCGAGCTGGAAGCCATCGGCGAGGCCGACGAACGCGGCATGCGGACTGTCATGTCCACGCTCAACGGCCAGCTGCGGCCGATCCAGATCCGCGACCGTTCGATCGCCTCGGACATCCCGGCCACCGAAAAGGCCGAGAAGGGCAACCCGAAGCAGATCGCCGCGCCGTTCGCGGGCGTGGTGACGCTGCAGGTGGCCGAGGGCGACCAGGTGGCGGCCGGAGCGACCGTGGCGACGATCGAGGCCATGAAGATGGAAGCGTCGATCACCGCTTCGGCGGCGGGCAAAGTCGGTCGGCTGGCAATCACCTCCGTTCAGCAGGTCGAGGGCGGAGACCTTCTCATCGTGCTCGAATAA
- a CDS encoding S8 family peptidase: MRNRAARGLFSATLTFLLVAGVQPTALAASGTQANPPSWALDRIDQRTGLDQKYHYDSDGSGVTVYVIDSGVDAKHPDLQGRVLPGKDFLTTGTDTSDTNGHGTRVAGIVAGHSYGVAKGAQIFPVRVLDKAGGGATDTIIAGLNWVAQNAHQPAVAVLGIGGVPNEQLDNAVKGVAARMPIVVPAGEGSTDASQTSPARVPEALTVGATDVQDQVAPFSNFGTSLDLYAPGVDIPAPIAGTADVGTLSGTSMAAAVTAGAVALYRSSHPDAAPNAVSEAIVQDATQNVVKNAPSGTANRLLCTLPAGTP; this comes from the coding sequence ATGCGGAACCGAGCGGCTCGTGGCCTTTTTTCGGCAACACTGACATTCCTGCTGGTCGCCGGTGTGCAACCGACGGCACTGGCGGCGAGCGGGACTCAGGCCAATCCGCCGAGTTGGGCGCTCGACCGGATCGACCAGCGAACCGGCCTCGATCAGAAGTACCACTACGACTCGGACGGTTCCGGCGTCACCGTTTACGTGATCGACAGCGGCGTCGACGCCAAACACCCGGATCTGCAGGGCCGGGTCCTGCCAGGCAAGGATTTCCTCACCACCGGCACGGACACGTCGGACACCAACGGCCACGGTACGCGAGTCGCGGGAATCGTTGCGGGCCACAGCTACGGCGTCGCGAAGGGCGCGCAGATCTTCCCGGTCCGTGTACTCGACAAGGCAGGCGGCGGCGCAACCGACACGATTATCGCTGGGCTGAACTGGGTAGCCCAGAACGCACACCAACCAGCGGTCGCGGTGCTGGGCATCGGCGGGGTGCCGAACGAGCAGCTCGACAACGCAGTCAAGGGCGTCGCCGCGAGGATGCCGATCGTGGTTCCGGCAGGGGAGGGCAGCACCGACGCCAGCCAAACCTCGCCTGCCCGAGTGCCAGAAGCACTCACCGTGGGTGCGACTGACGTCCAGGACCAGGTCGCGCCCTTCTCGAACTTCGGCACGTCACTCGACCTGTACGCACCAGGCGTCGACATCCCCGCGCCGATCGCCGGAACCGCCGACGTCGGGACTCTGTCCGGTACCTCGATGGCGGCTGCGGTGACCGCCGGCGCTGTGGCCCTTTACCGGTCTTCGCACCCGGATGCCGCGCCCAATGCGGTCAGCGAAGCAATTGTGCAGGACGCAACGCAGAACGTGGTCAAGAATGCGCCCTCCGGAACCGCGAATCGGCTCTTGTGCACACTGCCTGCGGGAACGCCCTGA
- a CDS encoding erythromycin esterase family protein, translating to MTPLSTRSPLDGDVASITDLIGGARIVAIGENNHHIREFGELRARLLRRLVEDHGFTVLGFESGFAEGDLVQRWLSGGPGDVADIGREGFTFSLGESAEVHEMLTWMRNHGGVRFSGLDLPSSAGSPQPALQIVRSFVEDVDPEVLPLVDAAITASELYSAVSSAVAPGRYAAMATADRDAATAALTTLVAHLRSLSPVYRQRSEPARYAIAEHHAIGALRVDAYLRELSAMMAGTAPSLQGSSRDTYMAATVKLLRQLHGEGEKIVVMVHNGHLQRVPFAALPTMTFPSAGTHLAEEFGDDYFALGLTAGTGTTTGLEPDEGERLGFRVYEQKLEPPVEGSVEAALAGADPCVVDLRQDRARGLTGSSSMRHAHMFTKVDVVQAFDALVYLPTMSVSAHVPAAT from the coding sequence ATGACACCGCTGAGCACCCGTTCGCCGCTGGACGGCGACGTCGCCTCGATCACCGACCTGATCGGCGGCGCGCGCATCGTCGCGATCGGCGAGAACAACCACCACATCCGCGAGTTCGGCGAACTCCGCGCCCGGCTGCTCCGCCGGCTCGTCGAGGACCACGGGTTCACGGTGCTCGGGTTCGAATCGGGATTCGCCGAGGGCGACCTGGTCCAGCGGTGGCTGAGCGGTGGTCCCGGCGACGTCGCCGATATCGGGCGAGAGGGATTCACCTTCTCTCTCGGCGAGTCGGCCGAAGTGCACGAAATGCTGACCTGGATGCGCAACCACGGCGGCGTCCGCTTCTCCGGACTCGACCTGCCCAGTTCGGCCGGTTCGCCGCAACCAGCGTTGCAGATTGTCCGCAGCTTCGTGGAGGACGTCGATCCGGAGGTGCTGCCGCTGGTCGACGCCGCGATCACCGCGTCCGAGCTGTACTCGGCGGTCAGCAGCGCGGTCGCGCCTGGCCGTTATGCGGCAATGGCCACCGCGGACCGGGACGCCGCGACGGCCGCGTTGACGACTCTCGTAGCGCACCTTCGTTCCCTGTCGCCAGTTTATCGGCAACGGAGCGAGCCGGCGAGGTACGCGATTGCCGAACACCACGCGATCGGCGCGCTTCGCGTCGACGCGTACTTGCGCGAGTTGAGCGCCATGATGGCGGGAACGGCACCGTCGCTCCAGGGGTCATCTCGCGACACGTACATGGCCGCCACGGTGAAGCTCCTTCGCCAGCTACACGGCGAAGGCGAGAAAATCGTGGTGATGGTCCACAACGGACATCTGCAGCGAGTGCCGTTCGCGGCTTTGCCGACCATGACGTTCCCTTCCGCAGGCACACACCTCGCCGAGGAATTCGGCGACGACTATTTCGCCCTCGGCCTGACCGCGGGCACTGGCACGACCACTGGCCTCGAACCGGACGAGGGCGAGCGTCTCGGCTTCCGGGTATACGAACAGAAGTTGGAGCCACCCGTCGAGGGCAGTGTCGAAGCGGCATTGGCCGGCGCGGATCCGTGCGTGGTCGATTTGCGGCAAGACCGAGCGCGAGGCCTGACCGGATCGTCGAGCATGCGGCACGCGCACATGTTCACGAAGGTCGACGTCGTGCAGGCCTTCGACGCGCTGGTCTACTTGCCGACGATGTCGGTGAGCGCGCACGTCCCGGCGGCGACGTAG
- a CDS encoding TetR/AcrR family transcriptional regulator, whose product MTTELPGTSRPGGRTERTRVAVLRATLDLLAEVGFTELTVETVAERSGVHKTTVYRRWESREGLVAAALRFGTAEPWSPADTGSFVADLRQLALDVVRALTSPGQRELPTAAVLAAFHSERAAEALREFYQDRHARAAVIVERAVARGEVPADTDPDEVTRTVCGPVFYRLFVSREPVSEKTAEVAAEAGAAAARAGVLSRRLPGNGDRS is encoded by the coding sequence TTGACAACCGAGTTACCGGGGACCAGCCGGCCCGGCGGGCGTACGGAACGCACGCGCGTCGCCGTTTTGCGGGCGACGCTCGATCTGCTGGCGGAGGTCGGGTTCACCGAACTGACGGTCGAGACTGTCGCCGAACGGTCGGGCGTGCACAAGACGACGGTTTATCGGCGATGGGAATCGCGCGAAGGACTGGTCGCGGCGGCATTGCGGTTCGGCACTGCTGAACCCTGGAGCCCGGCGGACACCGGTTCGTTTGTCGCCGATTTGCGGCAACTGGCGTTGGACGTGGTGCGCGCGTTGACCTCTCCGGGGCAACGCGAGCTGCCGACGGCCGCGGTGCTGGCGGCATTCCACTCGGAGCGGGCGGCTGAGGCGTTGCGCGAGTTCTACCAGGACCGGCATGCCCGAGCCGCGGTGATCGTGGAGCGGGCGGTGGCGCGCGGGGAGGTGCCGGCTGATACCGATCCGGACGAGGTGACTCGGACGGTGTGCGGACCGGTGTTCTACCGGTTGTTCGTGTCGCGGGAACCGGTGTCGGAGAAAACGGCCGAGGTCGCGGCGGAGGCGGGGGCCGCGGCGGCTCGGGCGGGGGTGCTGAGCAGGCGGTTGCCCGGGAATGGCGACCGTAGTTGA